A single Lolium perenne isolate Kyuss_39 chromosome 6, Kyuss_2.0, whole genome shotgun sequence DNA region contains:
- the LOC127321384 gene encoding zinc finger CCCH domain-containing protein 45 → MDGDDGDLVFDFEEDLDAAADAASYGSAASATATAPALPSSYDHGPAAVRPRHDQGRGSSPETMIHEMDGDVGDLVFDFEDDLDAAADAAAAGSGSVALGAASALPSSDDLGPAAVGHRHDQGLGSRCSRQTVCPYWLLGVCMMGDSCEFLHEYDLDRMPVCHYLHSYGYCRLPDCVFKHNTEHLEEYSMYNVGFCPYCPHCQYRHVKKPGSPPPAEEVVKKHQQMNSLNYGSSSGIYQPRENNSNQQEKPQVQHGLVLKNQNLAANATHVVQEPAAHHVQTANPQHVPPHIQQQQQHNAQLQGVPNGSSSSPLPQGQSRYSVVKSCKMENLEISVQQGIWASPKAVTMSF, encoded by the exons ATGGACGGCGACGACGGCGATCTCGTCTTTGATTTCGAGGAAGACCtcgacgccgccgccgacgccgccagCTACGGTTCCGCTGCCTCGGCCACGGCCACGGCCCCCGCCTTGCCGTCCTCCTACGACCACGGCCCCGCCGCGGTCAGGCCGCGCCATGACCAAGGCCGCGGCAGCTCCCCCGAAACCATGATCCACGAAATGGACGGCGACGTCGGCGATCTCGTCTTCGATTTCGAGGACGACCtcgacgccgccgccgacgctgccgccgccggatCCGGTTCCGTTGCCTTGGGCGCGGCCTCCGCCTTGCCGTCCTCCGACGACCTCGGCCCCGCCGCAGTCGGGCACCGCCATGACCAAGGCCTCGGCAGCCGTTGCTCCCGGCAGACCGTGTGCCCGTACTGGCTGCTGGGCGTGTGTATGATGGGCGACTCCTGCGAATTCCTCCACGAGTACGACCTGGACCGCATGCCGGTGTGCCACTACCTCCACTCGTATGGCTACTGCCGCTTGCCAGATTGCGTCTTCAAGCACAACACCGAGCACCTTGAGGAGTACAGCAT GTATAACGTGGGGTTTTGCCCTTATTGCCCTCATTGCCAGTACAGGCATGTGAAGAAACCTGGGTCGCCTCCTCCGGCTGAGGAAGTTGTCAAGAAGCATCAACAGATGAATTCGTTAAACTACGGCTCATCAAGTGGAATTTATCAGCCCAGAGAAAATAACAGTAATCAGCAGGAGAAACCTCAAGTCCAACATGGGTTGGTGCTAAAGAATCAAAATTTGGCTGCAAATGCTACTCATGTAGTGCAAGAACCTGCTGCACATCATGTTCAGACAGCAAATCCGCAGCATGTACCACCACACAtacagcagcagcaacaacacaaTGCTCAACTGCAAGGTGTCCCTAATGGTTCATCTTCAAGCCCACTTCCACAAGGGCAATCAAG GTACTCTGTTGTTAAAAGTTGCAAGATGGAGAATTTGGAAATATCAGTTCAGCAGGGTATTTGGGCCTCCCCAAAAGCAGTTACGATGTCATTTTAA
- the LOC127321386 gene encoding zinc finger CCCH domain-containing protein 45, whose protein sequence is MDGDDGHLVFDFEKFLDADAAAPAPAGSGSAASALPPSDAPGPAAAGPHRGQGRRSGTVRQTVCRHWLRGLCMKGDSCDFLHQYDLKRMPVCHFFSAFGYCREEDCSYKHITEDLPPECSMYNMGFCPNGPSCKHRHVRKPGPPPPPEEVVKKLLQMESLHYGSSSGTNLPRDNKNSQQEKPQVQPGSVLKSRKLAAKATPVVKQPAAHPVQTANPQHVPPPNTLQQQQQNVQVQVVLNGSSDQATVTASPPPQGQSRYSVVKSCNQEDLGISVQQGIWASQKGVMVSF, encoded by the exons ATGGACGGCGACGACGGCCACCTCGTCTTCGACTTCGAGAAATTCCTGgacgccgacgccgccgcccccgcccccgccgGATCCGGTTCCGCTGCCTCCGCCTTGCCGCCTTCCGACGCCCCCGGCCCCGCCGCGGCCGGGCCGCACCGTGGGCAAGGCCGCCGCAGCGGCACCGTTCGGCAGACCGTGTGCCGGCACTGGCTGCGGGGCCTGTGCATGAAGGGCGACTCCTGCGACTTCCTCCACCAGTACGACCTCAAGCGCATGCCCGTCTGCCACTTCTTCAGCGCGTTCGGCTACTGCCGCGAGGAGGACTGCTCCTACAAGCACATCACCGAGGACTTGCCGCCGGAGTGCAGCAT GTATAACATGGGGTTTTGCCCTAATGGCCCTAGTTGCAAGCACAGGCATGTTAGGAAACCTGGGCCCCCGCCTCCTCCTGAGGAAGTCGTCAAGAAGCTTCTACAGATGGAATCCTTGCACTATGGCTCATCAAGCGGAACAAATCTGCCAAGAGATAACAAAAATAGTCAGCAGGAGAAACCTCAAGTCCAACCTGGCTCGGTGTTAAAGAGTCGAAAATTGGCTGCAAAAGCTACTCCTGTAGTGAAACAACCTGCTGCACATCCTGTTCAGACAGCAAATCCACAGCATGTACCACCACCAAACACACTACAGCAGCAACAACAAAATGTTCAGGTGCAGGTTGTCCTTAATGGTTCATCTGACCAAGCTACTGTAACTGCAAGCCCACCTCCACAGGGGCAATCAAG GTACTCTGTTGTTAAAAGTTGCAACCAGGAGGATCTGGGAATATCAGTTCAGCAGGGTATTTGGGCCTCCCAAAAAGGAGTAATGGTGTCATTTTAA